The Acinetobacter pittii genome contains a region encoding:
- the allA gene encoding ureidoglycolate lyase, giving the protein MMMSNIQIQPLTIENFQPFGEVICCDGHDFFHINDAHTERYHALVETEIEGEAKAGISIFRNIKASVLPLEISMLERHPKGSQAFIPLQQQKFLIIVAPALDENTPEISKLCAFVSNGKQSINYRAGTWHHPLLTFEAPSDFAVVDRIGGGANCDVFQFQQVIKITA; this is encoded by the coding sequence ATGATGATGAGTAATATTCAAATTCAGCCCTTAACTATTGAAAACTTCCAGCCTTTCGGAGAAGTCATCTGTTGTGACGGGCATGACTTTTTTCATATTAATGATGCCCATACCGAGCGCTACCATGCGCTTGTTGAAACTGAAATTGAAGGTGAAGCAAAGGCAGGAATTAGTATTTTCCGTAATATTAAAGCTAGTGTGCTGCCTCTGGAAATTTCAATGCTAGAGCGCCATCCGAAAGGTTCTCAAGCATTTATTCCATTACAGCAACAAAAGTTTTTAATTATTGTGGCGCCCGCTTTAGACGAGAATACTCCCGAAATTTCAAAGCTATGTGCATTTGTTTCAAATGGGAAGCAAAGTATCAATTATCGGGCAGGCACATGGCATCATCCTTTGCTTACCTTCGAGGCACCCAGTGATTTTGCAGTGGTAGATCGAATTGGAGGTGGAGCAAATTGTGATGTTTTTCAATTTCAACAGGTTATAAAAATTACCGCCTAA
- the parE gene encoding DNA topoisomerase IV subunit B, producing MTQYTAQSLEVLSGLDPVRRRPGMYTDTTRPNHLAQEVIDNAVDEALAGHADKICVTVYKDGSLSVEDNGRGMPVDIHPEYGQSGIEIILTKLHAGGKFSTDNYQFSGGLHGVGISVVNALSTRVEVEVQRQGNLYQMAFEQGEPVAPLAVLEGKAPKRATGTTVHFWPEAKYFDSPKFALKALKHNLKAKAVLAAGLKIIYIDQINDEKIEWQFENGLVDYLMDELQDREILPNPAFVSSGQADRAACEFAICWNVEGGEQVQESYVNLIPTAQGGTHVNGLRSGVTEALREFCELRNLLPRNLKLSAEDVWDGVNYILSLKFQEPQFSGQTKERLSSREASNIVLNIAKDAFALWLNQHAEIAMQLAEMAISKAGRRLKAAKKVERKKIVSGPALPGKLADCVGQTREESELFIVEGDSAGGSAKQARDKNFQAIMPIRGKILNTWEVSSDEVLASQEVHDIAIAIGVDPGSDDLSELRYGKICILADADSDGLHIATLLCALFVKHFPALVEEGHLYVAMPPLFRIDIGKDVHYALDDDELETILKNIKGNRNPQITRFKGLGEMNAIQLRETTMDPNTRRLVQLDLDDAHFTAGLLDKLLAKKRSADRKQWLEQKGNLADITV from the coding sequence GTGACACAATATACGGCTCAATCGCTTGAAGTCCTTTCTGGTTTAGACCCTGTTCGTCGTCGTCCAGGGATGTATACCGATACGACTCGACCTAACCATTTAGCCCAAGAAGTGATCGATAATGCTGTTGATGAAGCATTAGCTGGTCATGCCGACAAAATATGTGTCACGGTTTATAAAGATGGTTCATTGTCGGTTGAAGATAACGGCCGTGGTATGCCGGTCGATATACATCCTGAATATGGCCAAAGTGGTATCGAAATCATTCTGACCAAGCTGCATGCCGGTGGTAAATTCAGTACCGATAACTACCAATTTTCAGGTGGTTTACATGGTGTGGGGATTTCGGTTGTAAACGCTTTATCAACACGTGTTGAGGTCGAAGTTCAACGTCAGGGTAACCTATATCAAATGGCTTTTGAGCAAGGTGAACCCGTAGCACCTTTAGCTGTTCTTGAGGGTAAAGCACCAAAACGTGCGACAGGTACAACTGTACATTTTTGGCCAGAAGCGAAATATTTTGATAGTCCAAAATTTGCTTTAAAGGCGCTTAAACACAATTTAAAAGCCAAAGCTGTTTTAGCGGCTGGTTTAAAAATTATTTATATTGATCAAATTAACGATGAAAAAATCGAATGGCAATTTGAAAATGGCCTCGTCGATTATTTGATGGATGAATTGCAAGACCGCGAAATCTTGCCAAACCCTGCTTTTGTGAGCAGTGGTCAGGCAGACCGTGCGGCGTGTGAATTTGCAATTTGTTGGAATGTAGAAGGCGGCGAGCAGGTTCAAGAAAGTTACGTCAACTTAATTCCAACTGCACAAGGCGGTACTCATGTGAACGGTTTACGTTCAGGTGTTACCGAGGCATTGCGCGAGTTCTGTGAGTTACGTAATTTGCTACCACGAAACCTCAAGCTTTCGGCAGAAGATGTTTGGGATGGTGTGAACTATATCTTGTCGCTCAAGTTCCAAGAGCCTCAGTTTTCAGGTCAAACCAAAGAGCGTCTTTCGAGTCGTGAAGCATCAAATATTGTTTTAAATATTGCTAAAGATGCTTTCGCACTCTGGCTCAACCAACATGCTGAAATTGCCATGCAACTTGCTGAAATGGCAATTTCTAAAGCAGGGCGCCGTTTAAAAGCTGCGAAAAAAGTTGAGCGTAAAAAGATTGTTTCTGGCCCGGCTTTACCGGGTAAGCTGGCGGACTGCGTGGGCCAAACACGTGAAGAAAGTGAACTCTTTATTGTTGAGGGTGACTCTGCGGGCGGTAGTGCCAAGCAGGCGCGCGATAAAAACTTTCAAGCGATCATGCCAATTCGTGGAAAAATCTTAAATACGTGGGAAGTTTCTTCAGATGAAGTATTGGCTTCTCAAGAGGTCCACGACATTGCGATTGCGATTGGTGTAGACCCAGGCAGTGATGATTTATCAGAACTGCGTTATGGCAAAATCTGTATTTTGGCCGATGCCGACTCGGACGGTTTACACATTGCGACTTTGCTTTGTGCTTTATTCGTTAAACACTTCCCAGCATTGGTTGAAGAAGGACATTTGTATGTGGCAATGCCACCATTGTTCCGTATCGATATTGGTAAAGATGTTCATTACGCGCTTGATGATGATGAACTTGAAACTATTTTGAAAAATATTAAAGGTAATCGTAATCCGCAAATTACCCGATTCAAAGGATTGGGTGAGATGAACGCGATTCAACTACGTGAAACCACGATGGATCCTAATACTCGCCGCTTGGTTCAATTAGATCTTGATGATGCCCATTTTACGGCGGGTTTACTCGACAAGTTGCTTGCGAAAAAACGCTCGGCAGATCGTAAACAGTGGCTTGAGCAGAAGGGTAACTTAGCTGATATCACTGTCTAA
- the alc gene encoding allantoicase: MATLHAPAFELPEILNTKTNLADARIGAQVIECSDDFFAEAKRMLQFDAPIFVEDKFDDNGKWMDGWETRRKRHAGYDWCIVKLGVSGKITALDIDTSFFTGNYPASASLEACYAPNGDLSGAKWEDVLGNTELGPSQHHIFMVNNDALFTHIRLNIFPDGGIARLRVYGDVHIQVTDSQQALDLLALENGGRVVAYSDAHFGHPRNLINPGRGVNMGDGWETKRRRAPGYDWCILALGKSGKIEKLEIDTAHFKGNFPAQVSIQAVYLENATDAQLIPQSMFWSYLLEAQPMQMDHIHEYVNEILQHEKISHIRINMIPDGGISRVRLWGKIAKS, translated from the coding sequence ATGGCAACATTGCACGCTCCAGCTTTTGAACTTCCTGAGATTTTGAATACGAAAACCAATTTGGCAGATGCCCGAATTGGTGCACAAGTCATTGAGTGTTCAGATGATTTCTTTGCAGAAGCAAAGCGTATGCTGCAATTTGATGCACCTATTTTTGTTGAAGATAAATTTGATGACAACGGCAAATGGATGGACGGATGGGAAACGCGACGTAAACGTCACGCAGGCTATGATTGGTGTATCGTGAAGTTAGGTGTAAGTGGAAAAATCACTGCACTTGATATTGATACCAGCTTTTTTACAGGAAATTATCCTGCATCTGCATCATTAGAAGCATGTTATGCACCAAATGGCGACCTGTCAGGGGCAAAATGGGAGGATGTTTTAGGAAATACTGAACTAGGCCCAAGCCAGCATCATATTTTTATGGTCAATAATGATGCACTTTTCACTCATATACGTCTCAACATTTTCCCTGATGGTGGTATTGCCCGTTTGCGTGTCTATGGAGATGTTCATATTCAGGTAACTGACAGCCAACAAGCTCTCGATTTATTGGCTCTCGAAAATGGTGGTCGTGTAGTTGCCTATAGCGATGCGCACTTTGGACACCCGCGTAATTTGATTAACCCAGGCCGCGGAGTCAATATGGGCGATGGATGGGAAACCAAACGCCGCCGTGCACCGGGTTATGACTGGTGTATTCTTGCGTTGGGTAAAAGCGGAAAAATTGAAAAGCTTGAAATTGATACAGCTCATTTTAAAGGGAACTTCCCTGCCCAAGTATCTATTCAGGCGGTTTACCTCGAAAATGCAACCGATGCACAGTTAATTCCTCAAAGTATGTTTTGGTCTTACTTACTCGAAGCCCAACCGATGCAAATGGACCATATTCATGAATATGTGAATGAGATTTTACAGCATGAAAAAATCTCGCATATTCGTATTAACATGATTCCGGATGGTGGTATTAGCCGTGTTCGTTTATGGGGAAAAATTGCTAAGTCATGA
- the uraH gene encoding hydroxyisourate hydrolase, with protein sequence MISTHILDTNLGKPAADVEVKLFHAATHELIATATTNQDGRVSDFGITDFAEGAYQLEFEIAPYFSSQQVKTFFPRVCIQFFIEDPNQHYHIPLLISPFAYSTYRGS encoded by the coding sequence ATGATCAGCACTCATATTTTAGATACGAATTTAGGTAAACCGGCTGCAGACGTAGAAGTGAAGTTGTTTCATGCAGCAACCCATGAGCTGATAGCGACAGCAACCACCAATCAAGATGGTCGAGTGAGTGATTTTGGAATAACAGACTTTGCAGAAGGTGCTTATCAACTTGAATTTGAAATTGCGCCTTATTTTTCATCGCAGCAAGTCAAAACTTTTTTCCCGCGTGTTTGTATCCAATTTTTTATAGAAGACCCCAATCAGCATTATCACATTCCATTACTGATCAGCCCATTTGCTTACTCCACTTATCGCGGCAGCTAA
- the uraD gene encoding 2-oxo-4-hydroxy-4-carboxy-5-ureidoimidazoline decarboxylase, which translates to MFLAEFNQASPEQLKTLLKNCVHIQAWAEKIISNRPYSTKASLLEYAEQLSQMWSWQEILAALATHPKIGERQAKKQLNAKEQDFSNQEQAGISLDEQTQQALLQGNLDYEQKFGFIFLIKAAGLSSDEILKKLHERLKNDLAIEKTIVHEQLAAIALLRLSQEIQA; encoded by the coding sequence GTGTTTTTAGCCGAGTTTAATCAAGCCTCACCAGAACAGCTCAAGACTTTGTTAAAAAACTGTGTCCACATTCAAGCATGGGCCGAAAAAATCATCTCAAATCGTCCCTATTCAACAAAAGCATCTCTTTTGGAATATGCAGAACAGTTAAGTCAAATGTGGTCATGGCAAGAGATACTAGCGGCATTAGCCACCCATCCAAAAATTGGTGAACGCCAAGCTAAAAAACAACTCAATGCAAAAGAGCAAGATTTTTCAAATCAGGAACAAGCTGGCATTTCTTTAGATGAACAAACCCAACAAGCTCTGCTGCAAGGTAATCTTGATTATGAACAAAAGTTTGGCTTTATTTTTTTAATTAAAGCGGCAGGCCTCAGTAGCGATGAAATTTTAAAAAAGCTACATGAACGACTAAAAAACGACTTGGCTATCGAAAAAACAATTGTACATGAGCAACTCGCAGCGATTGCTCTATTACGTCTATCTCAGGAAATACAAGCATGA
- a CDS encoding HPF/RaiA family ribosome-associated protein, whose translation MNIEIRTDKNIHNSERLITYVRAELTQEFQRHSERITHFSVHFSDENGDKGGDKDIHCMIEARPSGLKPVAVHHKAGNIDASIHGAIEKLKRSLEHTFEKKEHPRGGQPEFIDDEV comes from the coding sequence ATGAATATTGAAATCCGCACAGATAAAAACATCCATAACAGTGAACGTTTAATTACTTATGTACGTGCAGAACTTACTCAAGAATTCCAACGTCATAGCGAACGTATTACGCATTTTTCGGTTCATTTTAGTGATGAAAATGGGGACAAAGGTGGTGACAAAGATATCCACTGTATGATTGAAGCGCGTCCTTCAGGTTTGAAACCAGTTGCAGTGCACCATAAAGCAGGAAATATTGATGCCTCTATTCATGGCGCGATTGAAAAATTAAAACGTAGCCTTGAACATACTTTTGAGAAAAAAGAACACCCGAGAGGTGGACAACCAGAATTCATTGATGATGAAGTCTAA
- the hpxO gene encoding FAD-dependent urate hydroxylase HpxO, protein MNVVIIGAGMGGLTTGIALKKFGHQVRIFEQTEKILPVGAAISLWSNGVKCLNYLGLTDKIAKLGGQMDDLAYVDGLTGDVMTQFSLLPLIEEVGQRPYPVARADLQNMLMDEFGRDQIYLGKKMVSLEDKADYVEVHFADGSSTQADLLIGADGTHSLTRTYVLGQQVQRRYAGYVNWNGLVEISEDLAPAQQWTTYVGEGKRASLMPVADGKFYFFLDVPLPAGLDNNRDEYKKLLKQYFVDWCQPVQQLIERLDPQKTNRVEIHDIEPFTQFYKGRVVILGDAAHSTTPDIGQGGCQAMEDAIYLARSLQINTLGLEDALRRYQNKRNERANELVLRARKRCDVTHMKDEAVTQAWYAELRREQGGHIMQGIISNIVGNPLD, encoded by the coding sequence ATGAATGTGGTGATTATTGGTGCAGGAATGGGAGGTCTAACCACAGGCATTGCATTAAAGAAATTTGGTCACCAAGTTCGCATTTTTGAGCAAACTGAAAAAATTCTTCCTGTCGGCGCGGCAATTTCGCTGTGGTCGAATGGTGTGAAATGTCTGAACTATCTGGGATTAACTGACAAAATCGCCAAACTTGGTGGACAAATGGATGATTTGGCCTATGTGGACGGTCTAACTGGAGATGTGATGACACAATTCAGTTTACTGCCATTAATTGAAGAAGTGGGCCAAAGACCTTATCCAGTTGCACGTGCTGATTTACAAAATATGTTGATGGATGAATTTGGTCGTGATCAGATTTATCTAGGCAAAAAAATGGTCAGCCTTGAGGACAAAGCTGATTATGTCGAGGTTCATTTTGCAGATGGTAGCTCGACGCAGGCCGATCTATTAATTGGGGCGGATGGCACTCATTCACTTACACGAACCTATGTGTTGGGGCAGCAAGTACAGCGTCGTTACGCAGGTTATGTAAATTGGAATGGTTTGGTTGAGATCTCTGAAGATTTGGCTCCGGCACAGCAATGGACGACTTATGTGGGTGAAGGCAAGCGTGCCTCCCTAATGCCAGTTGCAGATGGAAAGTTCTATTTCTTTTTAGATGTCCCTTTACCAGCAGGGTTAGATAATAATCGAGATGAATATAAAAAACTTTTAAAACAATATTTTGTTGATTGGTGCCAACCCGTACAGCAGCTTATTGAACGCTTAGACCCGCAAAAGACCAATCGGGTAGAAATACATGATATTGAACCGTTCACTCAATTTTATAAAGGTCGCGTGGTGATTTTGGGTGATGCTGCGCACAGCACGACACCTGATATTGGACAAGGCGGTTGCCAAGCGATGGAGGATGCGATTTATTTAGCGCGTTCTCTGCAAATTAATACTTTGGGGCTAGAGGATGCTTTACGACGTTATCAAAACAAGCGCAATGAACGTGCCAATGAGTTGGTGCTTCGTGCACGCAAACGTTGTGATGTGACACATATGAAAGATGAAGCCGTTACACAAGCGTGGTATGCAGAATTACGCCGTGAACAAGGCGGACATATTATGCAGGGGATTATTAGCAATATTGTAGGTAATCCACTTGATTAA
- the puuE gene encoding allantoinase PuuE, with protein MSKSYLSGAELIEQIQKSPYSRDLIGYHGQPPQVKWPNNAKVAVQFVLNYEEGGEKHIEHGDDGSEQFLSEIIGAASYPAKHMSMDSMYEYGSRAGFWRIHNEFQKRKLPMTIFGVAMALARNPYIVEAIKQADYDVVSHGYRWLHYQDTDIEVEKQHMEQALSVLENLFENKVIGWYTGRDSPNTRQLLAEFPQIQYDSDYYGDDLPFWTTLTDAGGASRPHLIIPYTLECNDMKFCSPGGFNSSEQFFQYLKDSFDVLYAEGETAPKMMSIGMHCRILGRPGRFKALQKFLDYIQMHDRVWVCRRQDIAEHWYKNHITK; from the coding sequence GTGTCCAAATCTTATCTATCTGGAGCCGAGCTCATTGAGCAAATTCAAAAGTCTCCTTATTCACGTGATTTGATCGGTTATCACGGACAACCTCCACAGGTTAAATGGCCTAATAATGCCAAGGTTGCTGTGCAATTTGTTCTTAATTATGAAGAAGGTGGCGAAAAACATATTGAGCACGGCGATGATGGTTCAGAACAGTTTTTATCAGAGATTATTGGCGCTGCAAGTTACCCAGCCAAACATATGTCGATGGACTCGATGTACGAATATGGTTCACGTGCTGGTTTTTGGCGCATTCATAATGAGTTCCAAAAGCGCAAACTTCCAATGACCATTTTTGGAGTGGCAATGGCGCTTGCCCGCAACCCTTATATTGTAGAAGCGATTAAACAAGCTGATTATGACGTGGTTTCTCATGGCTACCGCTGGCTTCACTATCAAGATACCGATATTGAAGTCGAAAAACAGCATATGGAACAAGCCTTATCTGTTTTAGAAAACTTATTTGAAAATAAAGTGATAGGTTGGTACACCGGACGTGACAGTCCCAATACACGTCAGTTACTCGCAGAGTTTCCGCAAATTCAATATGACTCTGATTATTATGGTGATGACCTGCCTTTTTGGACAACGCTCACCGATGCTGGTGGTGCATCACGCCCTCATCTGATTATTCCTTATACTTTGGAATGTAACGACATGAAATTCTGCTCACCGGGTGGATTTAATAGCTCAGAACAGTTTTTTCAATATTTAAAAGATAGTTTTGATGTGTTGTATGCCGAAGGAGAAACTGCACCAAAAATGATGTCAATTGGAATGCATTGCCGTATTTTAGGGCGTCCAGGCCGTTTTAAAGCACTACAAAAGTTTCTCGACTATATCCAAATGCATGATCGAGTGTGGGTATGTCGTCGTCAGGATATTGCCGAACATTGGTATAAAAATCACATAACTAAATAA
- a CDS encoding nucleobase:cation symporter-2 family protein, with amino-acid sequence MNHQQKNAISPEHEYLGISKSFAYGLQHVLTMYGGIVAPPLIIGTAAGLSSAQVGMLIAAALFVGGLATLIQTIGTKYLGAKLPLVQGVSFAGVATMVAIITTGGGLPAVYGAVIAASLIGLCLAPYFSKIIRFFPPVVTGCVITIIGLSLLPVAIRWMMGGNNKAPDWGSVENISLALLTLGIVIVLNMLPQASIRRLSILLAIVAGTTLAYFMGFGDFSQVSSGAWLQFPHLFAFGLPTFELSAILSMLIVTLVIMTETTADIIAVGDIVGTEVDSKRIANGVRADMFSSAFAPIFGSFMQSAFAQNVGLVAITGIKSRFVVAAGGVILIILGLLPVMGRLIAAIPMPVLGGAGLVLFGSVAASGIRTLAKIDYNDQKNLIIVATALSAGMIPIINHEFYAHFPVWVQTLFHSGISSTCIFAILLNLLFNHLPSFRSSRTPHLSQTINTRNTH; translated from the coding sequence ATGAATCATCAGCAAAAAAATGCGATTTCTCCAGAGCATGAATATTTAGGAATTTCCAAAAGTTTTGCTTACGGTTTGCAGCATGTGCTTACCATGTATGGTGGCATTGTGGCTCCGCCCCTCATTATTGGAACAGCGGCAGGATTAAGCTCAGCACAAGTCGGAATGTTAATCGCAGCAGCCCTATTTGTAGGTGGATTGGCAACACTGATTCAAACAATCGGAACCAAATATCTAGGGGCAAAGTTACCTTTAGTTCAGGGGGTATCCTTTGCAGGTGTGGCGACCATGGTTGCCATTATCACTACAGGCGGTGGTTTGCCTGCTGTCTACGGCGCGGTCATTGCAGCCTCTCTAATTGGACTATGCCTTGCACCTTACTTTTCAAAAATTATTCGGTTTTTCCCACCTGTTGTGACAGGATGCGTTATCACGATTATTGGTCTTTCTTTGTTGCCTGTTGCGATTCGCTGGATGATGGGTGGCAACAACAAAGCGCCCGACTGGGGTAGCGTAGAAAATATCTCTTTGGCCTTACTGACCTTAGGCATTGTGATCGTTCTAAATATGCTGCCGCAAGCAAGTATTCGTCGTTTATCAATTTTGTTGGCTATTGTGGCTGGTACCACCCTCGCCTACTTCATGGGTTTTGGTGATTTTAGTCAAGTGAGTTCAGGCGCATGGCTTCAATTTCCACACTTATTTGCATTTGGTTTACCGACTTTCGAGCTCAGTGCAATTTTATCGATGCTAATCGTTACCTTAGTGATTATGACGGAAACCACAGCCGATATTATTGCTGTCGGAGACATTGTAGGAACTGAAGTCGATTCTAAACGAATCGCCAATGGCGTACGTGCCGATATGTTTTCGAGTGCTTTTGCGCCTATCTTTGGCTCTTTCATGCAAAGTGCTTTTGCCCAAAATGTTGGACTGGTTGCGATTACAGGCATCAAAAGCCGCTTTGTAGTCGCAGCAGGTGGTGTGATTCTTATTATTTTAGGCCTACTACCTGTTATGGGTCGTTTGATTGCAGCGATTCCAATGCCCGTACTTGGTGGTGCAGGTTTGGTCTTGTTTGGGTCGGTTGCAGCGAGTGGAATCCGCACTTTGGCAAAAATAGATTATAACGATCAGAAAAATTTAATTATTGTCGCAACCGCTTTATCAGCTGGGATGATCCCAATTATTAACCATGAGTTTTATGCTCATTTCCCTGTTTGGGTACAAACTTTGTTCCATTCGGGCATTAGTTCAACTTGTATCTTTGCTATCTTATTGAATTTATTATTTAATCATTTACCTTCATTTCGTAGCTCGCGTACCCCGCATTTGAGCCAAACAATAAACACAAGAAATACTCATTAA
- a CDS encoding YqiA/YcfP family alpha/beta fold hydrolase — MNIIYLHGFNSSSLSIKGLSLKQYCSELGINVHLPDLNRSPDLVVEQVSALIKSLQDVALVGSSLGGFFATYFVAKYNIPAVLINPAMQPWKLFDELFQVESMPYVVNDQWSIDHVQLRQLEQLEQKQPENADKILVLLQQGDEILDYRQAQRYYSAATPSSLILTDAHGNHAMEDFEEKLPLVIEFFAHTIK, encoded by the coding sequence ATGAATATTATCTACCTCCATGGCTTTAACAGTAGCTCTCTTTCAATTAAAGGGCTGAGCCTTAAGCAGTATTGTAGCGAATTGGGCATAAATGTGCATTTGCCAGACTTAAACAGATCTCCCGATCTAGTGGTAGAGCAAGTTTCAGCGCTGATTAAATCTTTACAAGACGTGGCTTTAGTGGGCAGTAGCCTCGGCGGTTTTTTTGCGACATATTTTGTCGCGAAATATAATATTCCAGCTGTACTGATTAATCCTGCTATGCAACCATGGAAGTTGTTTGATGAGTTATTCCAAGTTGAAAGCATGCCCTACGTGGTGAATGATCAATGGTCAATTGACCATGTTCAGTTACGGCAGTTAGAACAACTGGAACAGAAACAGCCTGAAAATGCCGACAAAATACTCGTCTTATTGCAACAAGGCGACGAAATTTTGGATTATCGTCAAGCACAACGCTATTATAGTGCTGCAACGCCATCCTCATTGATTTTGACGGATGCTCATGGCAATCATGCTATGGAAGATTTTGAAGAAAAATTACCGTTAGTGATCGAATTCTTTGCGCACACCATCAAATAA
- a CDS encoding ankyrin repeat domain-containing protein — translation MLTTQQQALIKAIEELELAQVQKLLADGLDPNFIDPEQGPPVSIICDGIFKWWEDVSEAYEAGTPLSKEEKQQRLQVYLDILEALIQAKANVHLWDAEEFYGPLWDAASSACAPAVQRLLDEKVDPNTRDEEGLTILSSISQLFFDCDFDEIDWSEALQEERETLELLRQHGAKMSKELTT, via the coding sequence ATGTTAACCACCCAGCAGCAAGCTTTAATTAAAGCCATAGAAGAATTAGAACTCGCGCAAGTGCAAAAATTACTTGCTGACGGGCTTGATCCGAACTTTATTGATCCAGAACAAGGACCACCTGTATCAATCATTTGTGACGGAATTTTCAAATGGTGGGAAGATGTATCAGAAGCTTATGAAGCGGGTACACCGTTATCAAAAGAAGAAAAGCAACAAAGATTACAAGTTTATCTCGATATTCTTGAAGCTTTAATTCAAGCCAAAGCCAACGTACACCTTTGGGATGCAGAAGAGTTTTATGGTCCTTTATGGGATGCAGCAAGCTCGGCATGTGCTCCAGCCGTTCAACGTTTACTCGATGAAAAAGTTGACCCAAACACACGTGATGAAGAGGGTCTCACTATTTTATCTTCAATCAGTCAGTTATTCTTTGATTGTGACTTTGATGAAATAGATTGGTCAGAAGCGCTTCAAGAAGAGCGTGAAACACTCGAGTTATTGCGCCAACATGGGGCAAAAATGTCAAAAGAACTAACTACTTGA
- the tsx gene encoding outer membrane protein OmpK, which translates to MQLKQLAATCTLLSATAMVQAKPIWQDFSVTGLYGENYEVVDDKETTITLEYAAKVKYADVFFFLDRMRGEDDYKSTYFELSPRLSLGEVSGKKLAYGPVKDVLISTTWESNSQNGNNFDNFLYGFAVDLDIPYFQYANLNFYRANNEKTDDDYQMTFVYGIPLKLGSEDFLVDGFLDWSTAEDDHASELNWTTQWKWNVGKHISPDTRLYLGIEHSVWNNKFGIKGADENNVSALVKYHF; encoded by the coding sequence ATGCAATTAAAGCAACTTGCGGCGACTTGTACCTTGTTATCTGCAACTGCCATGGTTCAGGCAAAACCAATCTGGCAAGATTTTAGTGTGACTGGACTTTATGGTGAAAACTATGAAGTTGTAGATGACAAAGAAACCACGATTACTTTGGAATATGCAGCGAAAGTTAAATACGCTGATGTATTCTTTTTCTTAGACCGCATGCGTGGCGAAGATGACTATAAAAGTACTTATTTTGAGTTATCACCACGTTTAAGCTTAGGTGAAGTGTCTGGTAAAAAACTGGCATATGGCCCAGTAAAAGATGTGTTGATTAGTACGACTTGGGAGAGTAACTCTCAAAACGGCAATAACTTCGACAATTTCTTGTATGGTTTTGCAGTTGATTTAGATATCCCATATTTCCAATATGCGAATTTAAACTTCTACCGTGCAAATAATGAGAAAACTGACGACGATTATCAAATGACATTCGTTTACGGCATTCCATTAAAATTAGGATCTGAAGATTTCTTGGTAGATGGTTTCCTTGACTGGTCAACCGCTGAAGATGACCATGCAAGCGAGTTGAACTGGACAACTCAATGGAAATGGAATGTAGGTAAACACATTTCTCCTGATACGCGTTTATACCTCGGTATCGAGCACTCAGTGTGGAATAACAAATTTGGTATTAAAGGTGCCGACGAAAATAACGTTAGTGCATTGGTTAAATACCACTTCTAA